The following are from one region of the Oncorhynchus masou masou isolate Uvic2021 chromosome 24, UVic_Omas_1.1, whole genome shotgun sequence genome:
- the LOC135513030 gene encoding uncharacterized protein LOC135513030 isoform X2, with the protein MVKSELELSKLGVSKSDVDLAELSLGDVFEIHKPQNIIRDFKMDISYHQDDPNDDCVDEGAGPVNSNDSVMQQATENSHLVDNSKLNGTRSSLWGAPEELERSLSSQRSTLLDQYPSMVSQIGEAWRRQHMSDVAVGVLRRYHRLRWFSNRNLNNRTFNIRPAHRKTTLNNGQSFLQTPQNTILNTKVNLQEWPAERLSHRKGTDSGNGQPSHPVLVMDFSSRLSSAGSSPASSPPSAAPSLLSAPSFAESSPPSYAASLPSSLSSADSSLQESPEPEEPPLNQTFMVSMPSSPSPRVRHTTLDFSPARSEDTFTAGGLSSPSLSVPYLQFPIRGFSQRYALWSVWRCLQTTAPQ; encoded by the exons ATGGTCAAGTCAGAGTTGGAACTATCAAAGCTGGGAGTGTCAAAG AGTGATGTTGACCTGGCAGAGCTGTCACTAGGAG ATGTTTTTGAAATACACAAGCCACAGAACATCATTAGAGACTTCAAG ATGGACATCTCATACCACCAGGATGATCCCAACGATGATTGTGTAGATGAGGGTGCTGGCCCTGTCAACAGTAATGATTCTGTTATGCAGCAGGCTACAGAGAACAGCCACT TGGTGGATAATTCCAAACTGAATGGGACTAGGAGTAGCCTGTGGGGTGCGCCAGAGGAGCTGGAGCGCTCTCTGAGCAGTCAACGTAGCACTCTACTGGACCAGTATCCCAGCATGGTCAGCCAGATAGGAGAGGCCTGGCGGCGCCAACATATGTCCGACGTGGCTGTAGGGGTTTTGAGGAGGTACCACAGGCTCAGGTGGTTCTCTAACAGAAACCTCAATAACCGCACCTTCAACATCAGACCTGCTCACAGAAAGACTACCCTCAACAATGGCCAATCCTTTCTCCAAACACCTCAGAACACCATACTGAAT ACCAAGGTCAACCTCCAGGAATGGCCAGCAGAGAGGCTGTCCCACAGGAAGGGTACAGATTCAGGGAACGGACAACCGTCCCACCCTGTTCTAGTGATGGACTTCTCCTCTCGCCTCTCCTCTGCAGGCTCCAgtcctgcctcctcccctccctctgcagccccctcccttctctctgctccctccttTGCAgaatcctctcctccctcctatgcggcctcccttccctcttctctctcctctgcagaCTCCTCCCTACAGGAGAGCCCTGAGCCGGAGGAGCCCCCCTTAAACCAAACCTTCATGGTGTCCATGCCCTCTTCCCCATCCCCCAGGGTTAGACATACTACCCTGGACTTCAGTCCTGCCAGATCTGAAGACACCTTCACAGCAGGAGGGTTGAGCAGTCCATCTCTAAGTGTGCCCTACCTGCAATTCCCCATCAGAGGTTTTTCACAGCGGTATGCCCTGTGGTCTGTATGGAGATGTCTTCAGACTACCGCTCCCCAGTAG
- the LOC135513030 gene encoding uncharacterized protein LOC135513030 isoform X1, translating into MVKSELELSKLGVSKSDVDLAELSLGDVFEIHKPQNIIRDFKMDISYHQDDPNDDCVDEGAGPVNSNDSVMQQATENSHLVDNSKLNGTRSSLWGAPEELERSLSSQRSTLLDQYPSMVSQIGEAWRRQHMSDVAVGVLRRYHRLRWFSNRNLNNRTFNIRPAHRKTTLNNGQSFLQTPQNTILNVSNPKSPKLNLKMTTTHTHLPPQTKVNLQEWPAERLSHRKGTDSGNGQPSHPVLVMDFSSRLSSAGSSPASSPPSAAPSLLSAPSFAESSPPSYAASLPSSLSSADSSLQESPEPEEPPLNQTFMVSMPSSPSPRVRHTTLDFSPARSEDTFTAGGLSSPSLSVPYLQFPIRGFSQRYALWSVWRCLQTTAPQ; encoded by the exons ATGGTCAAGTCAGAGTTGGAACTATCAAAGCTGGGAGTGTCAAAG AGTGATGTTGACCTGGCAGAGCTGTCACTAGGAG ATGTTTTTGAAATACACAAGCCACAGAACATCATTAGAGACTTCAAG ATGGACATCTCATACCACCAGGATGATCCCAACGATGATTGTGTAGATGAGGGTGCTGGCCCTGTCAACAGTAATGATTCTGTTATGCAGCAGGCTACAGAGAACAGCCACT TGGTGGATAATTCCAAACTGAATGGGACTAGGAGTAGCCTGTGGGGTGCGCCAGAGGAGCTGGAGCGCTCTCTGAGCAGTCAACGTAGCACTCTACTGGACCAGTATCCCAGCATGGTCAGCCAGATAGGAGAGGCCTGGCGGCGCCAACATATGTCCGACGTGGCTGTAGGGGTTTTGAGGAGGTACCACAGGCTCAGGTGGTTCTCTAACAGAAACCTCAATAACCGCACCTTCAACATCAGACCTGCTCACAGAAAGACTACCCTCAACAATGGCCAATCCTTTCTCCAAACACCTCAGAACACCATACTGAATGTGAGTAACCCCAAGAGTCCAAAGTTGAACCTCAAAATGACAACAACCCACACCCATCTTCCTCCACAGACCAAGGTCAACCTCCAGGAATGGCCAGCAGAGAGGCTGTCCCACAGGAAGGGTACAGATTCAGGGAACGGACAACCGTCCCACCCTGTTCTAGTGATGGACTTCTCCTCTCGCCTCTCCTCTGCAGGCTCCAgtcctgcctcctcccctccctctgcagccccctcccttctctctgctccctccttTGCAgaatcctctcctccctcctatgcggcctcccttccctcttctctctcctctgcagaCTCCTCCCTACAGGAGAGCCCTGAGCCGGAGGAGCCCCCCTTAAACCAAACCTTCATGGTGTCCATGCCCTCTTCCCCATCCCCCAGGGTTAGACATACTACCCTGGACTTCAGTCCTGCCAGATCTGAAGACACCTTCACAGCAGGAGGGTTGAGCAGTCCATCTCTAAGTGTGCCCTACCTGCAATTCCCCATCAGAGGTTTTTCACAGCGGTATGCCCTGTGGTCTGTATGGAGATGTCTTCAGACTACCGCTCCCCAGTAG
- the LOC135513030 gene encoding uncharacterized protein LOC135513030 isoform X3 codes for MDISYHQDDPNDDCVDEGAGPVNSNDSVMQQATENSHLVDNSKLNGTRSSLWGAPEELERSLSSQRSTLLDQYPSMVSQIGEAWRRQHMSDVAVGVLRRYHRLRWFSNRNLNNRTFNIRPAHRKTTLNNGQSFLQTPQNTILNVSNPKSPKLNLKMTTTHTHLPPQTKVNLQEWPAERLSHRKGTDSGNGQPSHPVLVMDFSSRLSSAGSSPASSPPSAAPSLLSAPSFAESSPPSYAASLPSSLSSADSSLQESPEPEEPPLNQTFMVSMPSSPSPRVRHTTLDFSPARSEDTFTAGGLSSPSLSVPYLQFPIRGFSQRYALWSVWRCLQTTAPQ; via the exons ATGGACATCTCATACCACCAGGATGATCCCAACGATGATTGTGTAGATGAGGGTGCTGGCCCTGTCAACAGTAATGATTCTGTTATGCAGCAGGCTACAGAGAACAGCCACT TGGTGGATAATTCCAAACTGAATGGGACTAGGAGTAGCCTGTGGGGTGCGCCAGAGGAGCTGGAGCGCTCTCTGAGCAGTCAACGTAGCACTCTACTGGACCAGTATCCCAGCATGGTCAGCCAGATAGGAGAGGCCTGGCGGCGCCAACATATGTCCGACGTGGCTGTAGGGGTTTTGAGGAGGTACCACAGGCTCAGGTGGTTCTCTAACAGAAACCTCAATAACCGCACCTTCAACATCAGACCTGCTCACAGAAAGACTACCCTCAACAATGGCCAATCCTTTCTCCAAACACCTCAGAACACCATACTGAATGTGAGTAACCCCAAGAGTCCAAAGTTGAACCTCAAAATGACAACAACCCACACCCATCTTCCTCCACAGACCAAGGTCAACCTCCAGGAATGGCCAGCAGAGAGGCTGTCCCACAGGAAGGGTACAGATTCAGGGAACGGACAACCGTCCCACCCTGTTCTAGTGATGGACTTCTCCTCTCGCCTCTCCTCTGCAGGCTCCAgtcctgcctcctcccctccctctgcagccccctcccttctctctgctccctccttTGCAgaatcctctcctccctcctatgcggcctcccttccctcttctctctcctctgcagaCTCCTCCCTACAGGAGAGCCCTGAGCCGGAGGAGCCCCCCTTAAACCAAACCTTCATGGTGTCCATGCCCTCTTCCCCATCCCCCAGGGTTAGACATACTACCCTGGACTTCAGTCCTGCCAGATCTGAAGACACCTTCACAGCAGGAGGGTTGAGCAGTCCATCTCTAAGTGTGCCCTACCTGCAATTCCCCATCAGAGGTTTTTCACAGCGGTATGCCCTGTGGTCTGTATGGAGATGTCTTCAGACTACCGCTCCCCAGTAG
- the LOC135513029 gene encoding amidophosphoribosyltransferase-like, with product MSEFEESGIGEECGVFGCVAAGEWPTQLEVAQVLTLGLVALQHRGQESAGIVTSNGVNPPTYNTLKGMGLVNNAFPPEDLLKLRYGNLGIGHTRYSTTGISELQNCQPFVVDTLHGKIAVAHNGELVNAAALRKKVMRHGVGLSTSSDSELITQLLALTPPMEELDAPDWVARIKNLMHETPTSYSLLVMYTDVIYAIRDPYGNRPLSIGRLVPISKLHTAGAGERDTEGWVVSSESCSFQSIGAKYHREVMPGEIVQISKHGVKSLSIVPRPEGDLPAFCIFEYVYFARPDSIFEGQMVYTVRQRCGRQLAIEAPTEADVVSTVPESATPAALGYAEQSGLPYVEVLCKNRYVGRTFIQPNTRLRQLGVAKKFGALTDNFAGKRVVLVDDSIVRGNTIAPIIKLLKEAGATEVHIRVASPPIRFPCYMGINIPTKEELIANRPEFKDIAGYIGATSVQYLSVEGLVSAVQGGIPSLQKDERISTNTKASRRVGHCTACLTGKYPVELEW from the exons ATGAGCGAGTTCGAAGAATCTGGCATCGGAGAAGAGTGCGGAGTTTTCGGCTGTGTTGCCGCAGGAGAATGGCCAACACAACTAGAAGTTGCCCAAGTGTTAACTTTGGGACTTGTCGCGCTACAACATAG GGGTCAGGAAAGTGCTGGAATCGTCACAAGTAATGGAGTCAACCCACCAACATACAACACCCTCAAG GGGATGGGGTTAGTGAACAATGCCTTTCCACCTGAGGACCTTCTGAAGCTGCGCTATGGTAACCTGGGCATCGGGCACACACGCTACTCCACCACGGGCATCTCTGAGCTGCAGAACTGCCAGCCCTTTGTAGTGGACACACTGCACGGCAAGATAGCTGTGGCACACAACGGGGAGCTGGTCAATGCAGCTGCACTGCGTAAAAAG GTGATGCGTCACGGCGTGGGTCTCTCCACCAGCTCAGACAGTGAGCTCATCACCCAGCTGCTGGCTCTGACACCGCCCATGGAGGAGCTGGATGCCCCTGACTGGGTGGCCAG GATAAAGAACCTGATGCATGAGACCCCTACATCCTACTCACTGCTGGTGATGTACACAGATGTGATCTATGCTATCCGTGACCCGTACGGAAACAGACCGCTCAGCATTGGACGCCTCGTCCCCATTTCTAAACTCCACACTGCAG GTGCtggcgagagagacacagagggttGGGTGGTGTCATCAGAGTCCTGCAGCTTCCAGTCAATCGGTGCCAA GTACCACAGAGAGGTGATGCCTGGAGAGATAGTCCAGATCTCTAAACACGGTGTGAAGTCCCTAAGCATCGTCCCTCGCCCCGAGGGAGACCTCCCTGCCTTTTGCATCTTTGAATATGTTTACTTTGCCAGACCAGACTCCATATTTGAAG GTCAGATGGTGTACACAGTCAGGCAGCGCTGTGGACGGCAGCTAGCCATTGAGGCCCCTACAGAGGCAGACGTGGTCAGCACTGTGCCTGAGTCTGCTACTCCTGCTGCACTGGGATACGCGGAGCAG TCGGGACTGCCGTACGTAGAGGTTCTGTGTAAGAATCGCTACGTTGGGAGGACGTTTATTCAACCAAACACACGCCTCAGGCAGTTGGGGGTGGCCAAGAAGTTTGGTGCACTGACAGACAACTTTGCAGGCAAGCGGGTGGTGCTTGTTGATGATTCCATCGTCAGGGGCAACACCATCGCCCCCATAATCAAGTTGTTGAAGGAAGCAGGAGCCACAGAG GTCCACATCCGCGTTGCCTCCCCACCCATCAGGTTCCCCTGCTACATGGGCATCAACATCCCCACAAAAGAGGAACTCATTGCTAACAGGCCAGAGTTTAAGGACATTGCTGGCTACATTG GTGCCACCAGCGTGCAGTATCTGTCAGTGGAGGGCCTGGTGTCAGCGGTGCAGGGGGGAATCCCCTCCCTCCAGAAGGATGAGCGGATCAGCACCAACACCAAGGCCAGCAGGAGAGTGGGCCACTGCACTGCCTGCCTCACAGGCAAATACCCTGTGGAACTGGAGTGGTGA